The following are encoded in a window of Mustelus asterias chromosome 11, sMusAst1.hap1.1, whole genome shotgun sequence genomic DNA:
- the LOC144500768 gene encoding transformer-2 protein homolog alpha-like isoform X5, with protein sequence MKKRKKVKNGRSTSRSRSRSTAEPAKSRSRSASHSVSRASNLSGSRTSFSRSRSRSRSRSVSRRRSKYYSRSRSHSRSYRRRHRSRSYSPVYRRRRSNSHSPISRRRRHIGNRSNPNPNNCLGVFGLSLYTTERELREVFSRYGPLAGINVVYDQRTGRSRGFAFVYFENVEDSKEAKERANGMELDGRRIRVDYSITKRPHTPTPGIYMGRPTTSVGSSHYNDSYSDRYDDRDYNYRKRSPSPYYRRYRSRSRSFTPRRY encoded by the exons atgaagaaaagaaaaaaaGTAAAA AATGGGAGATCAACATCAAGATCACGGAGTCGGAGTACAGCTGAACCAGCCAAGTCCAGAAGTCGATCTGCATCTCATTCTGTGTCCAGGGCATCAAATCTTTCAGGATCTCGGACATCGTTCTCCAGATCTAGATCAAGGTCTAGGTCACG ATCAGTTTCTCGACGCCGCTCGAAGTACTACTCACGATCCAGGTCACACTCTCGGTCATACAGGCGAAGGCACAGGAGCCGATCTTACTCGCCTGTGTACAGGCGTCGGAGAAGCAACAGCCACTCTCCCATATCTCGAAGACGACGTCATATTGGCAACAGG AGCAACCCAAATCCTAATAATTGTCTAGGAGTATTTGGCCTGAGCTTGTACACCACTGAACGAGAGCTACGCGAAGTATTTTCACGATATGGACCACTTGCTGGAATCAATGTTGTCTATGATCAGCGGACAGGAAGATCAAGAGGATTTGCTTTTGTCTACTTTGAAAATGTTGAAGACTCTAAAGAA GCAAAGGAACGTGCTAATGGGATGGAACTTGATGGCCGACGCATTAGGGTAGATTATTCCATTACAAAACGACCCCACACTCCAACTCCAGGAATCTACATGGGCAGACCAACAAC CAGTGTTGGTTCTTCTCATTACAATGACTCTTACAGTGACCGATACGATGACCGGGATTACAACTACAG AAAACGTTCAccttcaccctattacagaagATACAGATCTCGATCTCGTTCTTTCACCCCGC GTCGATACTGA
- the LOC144500768 gene encoding transformer-2 protein homolog alpha-like isoform X10: protein MKKRKKVKNGRSTSRSRSRSTAEPAKSRSRSASHSVSRASNLSGSRTSFSRSRSRSRSRSVSRRRSKYYSRSRSHSRSYRRRHRSRSYSPVYRRRRSNSHSPISRRRRHIGNRSNPNPNNCLGVFGLSLYTTERELREVFSRYGPLAGINVVYDQRTGRSRGFAFVYFENVEDSKEAKERANGMELDGRRIRVDYSITKRPHTPTPGIYMGRPTTDRYDDRDYNYRKRSPSPYYRRYRSRSRSFTPRRY from the exons atgaagaaaagaaaaaaaGTAAAA AATGGGAGATCAACATCAAGATCACGGAGTCGGAGTACAGCTGAACCAGCCAAGTCCAGAAGTCGATCTGCATCTCATTCTGTGTCCAGGGCATCAAATCTTTCAGGATCTCGGACATCGTTCTCCAGATCTAGATCAAGGTCTAGGTCACG ATCAGTTTCTCGACGCCGCTCGAAGTACTACTCACGATCCAGGTCACACTCTCGGTCATACAGGCGAAGGCACAGGAGCCGATCTTACTCGCCTGTGTACAGGCGTCGGAGAAGCAACAGCCACTCTCCCATATCTCGAAGACGACGTCATATTGGCAACAGG AGCAACCCAAATCCTAATAATTGTCTAGGAGTATTTGGCCTGAGCTTGTACACCACTGAACGAGAGCTACGCGAAGTATTTTCACGATATGGACCACTTGCTGGAATCAATGTTGTCTATGATCAGCGGACAGGAAGATCAAGAGGATTTGCTTTTGTCTACTTTGAAAATGTTGAAGACTCTAAAGAA GCAAAGGAACGTGCTAATGGGATGGAACTTGATGGCCGACGCATTAGGGTAGATTATTCCATTACAAAACGACCCCACACTCCAACTCCAGGAATCTACATGGGCAGACCAACAAC TGACCGATACGATGACCGGGATTACAACTACAG AAAACGTTCAccttcaccctattacagaagATACAGATCTCGATCTCGTTCTTTCACCCCGC GTCGATACTGA
- the LOC144500768 gene encoding transformer-2 protein homolog alpha-like isoform X7 gives MKKRKKNGRSTSRSRSRSTAEPAKSRSRSASHSVSRASNLSGSRTSFSRSRSRSRSRSVSRRRSKYYSRSRSHSRSYRRRHRSRSYSPVYRRRRSNSHSPISRRRRHIGNRSNPNPNNCLGVFGLSLYTTERELREVFSRYGPLAGINVVYDQRTGRSRGFAFVYFENVEDSKEAKERANGMELDGRRIRVDYSITKRPHTPTPGIYMGRPTTSVGSSHYNDSYSDRYDDRDYNYRKRSPSPYYRRYRSRSRSFTPRRY, from the exons atgaagaaaagaaaaaaa AATGGGAGATCAACATCAAGATCACGGAGTCGGAGTACAGCTGAACCAGCCAAGTCCAGAAGTCGATCTGCATCTCATTCTGTGTCCAGGGCATCAAATCTTTCAGGATCTCGGACATCGTTCTCCAGATCTAGATCAAGGTCTAGGTCACG ATCAGTTTCTCGACGCCGCTCGAAGTACTACTCACGATCCAGGTCACACTCTCGGTCATACAGGCGAAGGCACAGGAGCCGATCTTACTCGCCTGTGTACAGGCGTCGGAGAAGCAACAGCCACTCTCCCATATCTCGAAGACGACGTCATATTGGCAACAGG AGCAACCCAAATCCTAATAATTGTCTAGGAGTATTTGGCCTGAGCTTGTACACCACTGAACGAGAGCTACGCGAAGTATTTTCACGATATGGACCACTTGCTGGAATCAATGTTGTCTATGATCAGCGGACAGGAAGATCAAGAGGATTTGCTTTTGTCTACTTTGAAAATGTTGAAGACTCTAAAGAA GCAAAGGAACGTGCTAATGGGATGGAACTTGATGGCCGACGCATTAGGGTAGATTATTCCATTACAAAACGACCCCACACTCCAACTCCAGGAATCTACATGGGCAGACCAACAAC CAGTGTTGGTTCTTCTCATTACAATGACTCTTACAGTGACCGATACGATGACCGGGATTACAACTACAG AAAACGTTCAccttcaccctattacagaagATACAGATCTCGATCTCGTTCTTTCACCCCGC GTCGATACTGA
- the LOC144500768 gene encoding transformer-2 protein homolog alpha-like isoform X8, with the protein MSDTEDLTDEERNGRSTSRSRSRSTAEPAKSRSRSASHSVSRASNLSGSRTSFSRSRSRSRSRRSVSRRRSKYYSRSRSHSRSYRRRHRSRSYSPVYRRRRSNSHSPISRRRRHIGNRSNPNPNNCLGVFGLSLYTTERELREVFSRYGPLAGINVVYDQRTGRSRGFAFVYFENVEDSKEAKERANGMELDGRRIRVDYSITKRPHTPTPGIYMGRPTTDRYDDRDYNYRKRSPSPYYRRYRSRSRSFTPRRY; encoded by the exons ATGAGTGACACGGAAGACTTGACTGATGAGGAAAGG AATGGGAGATCAACATCAAGATCACGGAGTCGGAGTACAGCTGAACCAGCCAAGTCCAGAAGTCGATCTGCATCTCATTCTGTGTCCAGGGCATCAAATCTTTCAGGATCTCGGACATCGTTCTCCAGATCTAGATCAAGGTCTAGGTCACG CAGATCAGTTTCTCGACGCCGCTCGAAGTACTACTCACGATCCAGGTCACACTCTCGGTCATACAGGCGAAGGCACAGGAGCCGATCTTACTCGCCTGTGTACAGGCGTCGGAGAAGCAACAGCCACTCTCCCATATCTCGAAGACGACGTCATATTGGCAACAGG AGCAACCCAAATCCTAATAATTGTCTAGGAGTATTTGGCCTGAGCTTGTACACCACTGAACGAGAGCTACGCGAAGTATTTTCACGATATGGACCACTTGCTGGAATCAATGTTGTCTATGATCAGCGGACAGGAAGATCAAGAGGATTTGCTTTTGTCTACTTTGAAAATGTTGAAGACTCTAAAGAA GCAAAGGAACGTGCTAATGGGATGGAACTTGATGGCCGACGCATTAGGGTAGATTATTCCATTACAAAACGACCCCACACTCCAACTCCAGGAATCTACATGGGCAGACCAACAAC TGACCGATACGATGACCGGGATTACAACTACAG AAAACGTTCAccttcaccctattacagaagATACAGATCTCGATCTCGTTCTTTCACCCCGC GTCGATACTGA
- the LOC144500768 gene encoding transformer-2 protein homolog alpha-like isoform X1 — MSDTEDLTDEERNGRSTSRSRSRSTAEPAKSRSRSASHSVSRASNLSGSRTSFSRSRSRSRSRRSVSRRRSKYYSRSRSHSRSYRRRHRSRSYSPVYRRRRSNSHSPISRRRRHIGNRSNPNPNNCLGVFGLSLYTTERELREVFSRYGPLAGINVVYDQRTGRSRGFAFVYFENVEDSKEAKERANGMELDGRRIRVDYSITKRPHTPTPGIYMGRPTTSVGSSHYNDSYSDRYDDRDYNYRKRSPSPYYRRYRSRSRSFTPRRY, encoded by the exons ATGAGTGACACGGAAGACTTGACTGATGAGGAAAGG AATGGGAGATCAACATCAAGATCACGGAGTCGGAGTACAGCTGAACCAGCCAAGTCCAGAAGTCGATCTGCATCTCATTCTGTGTCCAGGGCATCAAATCTTTCAGGATCTCGGACATCGTTCTCCAGATCTAGATCAAGGTCTAGGTCACG CAGATCAGTTTCTCGACGCCGCTCGAAGTACTACTCACGATCCAGGTCACACTCTCGGTCATACAGGCGAAGGCACAGGAGCCGATCTTACTCGCCTGTGTACAGGCGTCGGAGAAGCAACAGCCACTCTCCCATATCTCGAAGACGACGTCATATTGGCAACAGG AGCAACCCAAATCCTAATAATTGTCTAGGAGTATTTGGCCTGAGCTTGTACACCACTGAACGAGAGCTACGCGAAGTATTTTCACGATATGGACCACTTGCTGGAATCAATGTTGTCTATGATCAGCGGACAGGAAGATCAAGAGGATTTGCTTTTGTCTACTTTGAAAATGTTGAAGACTCTAAAGAA GCAAAGGAACGTGCTAATGGGATGGAACTTGATGGCCGACGCATTAGGGTAGATTATTCCATTACAAAACGACCCCACACTCCAACTCCAGGAATCTACATGGGCAGACCAACAAC CAGTGTTGGTTCTTCTCATTACAATGACTCTTACAGTGACCGATACGATGACCGGGATTACAACTACAG AAAACGTTCAccttcaccctattacagaagATACAGATCTCGATCTCGTTCTTTCACCCCGC GTCGATACTGA
- the LOC144500768 gene encoding transformer-2 protein homolog alpha-like isoform X9, with product MSDTEDLTDEERNGRSTSRSRSRSTAEPAKSRSRSASHSVSRASNLSGSRTSFSRSRSRSRSRSVSRRRSKYYSRSRSHSRSYRRRHRSRSYSPVYRRRRSNSHSPISRRRRHIGNRSNPNPNNCLGVFGLSLYTTERELREVFSRYGPLAGINVVYDQRTGRSRGFAFVYFENVEDSKEAKERANGMELDGRRIRVDYSITKRPHTPTPGIYMGRPTTDRYDDRDYNYRKRSPSPYYRRYRSRSRSFTPRRY from the exons ATGAGTGACACGGAAGACTTGACTGATGAGGAAAGG AATGGGAGATCAACATCAAGATCACGGAGTCGGAGTACAGCTGAACCAGCCAAGTCCAGAAGTCGATCTGCATCTCATTCTGTGTCCAGGGCATCAAATCTTTCAGGATCTCGGACATCGTTCTCCAGATCTAGATCAAGGTCTAGGTCACG ATCAGTTTCTCGACGCCGCTCGAAGTACTACTCACGATCCAGGTCACACTCTCGGTCATACAGGCGAAGGCACAGGAGCCGATCTTACTCGCCTGTGTACAGGCGTCGGAGAAGCAACAGCCACTCTCCCATATCTCGAAGACGACGTCATATTGGCAACAGG AGCAACCCAAATCCTAATAATTGTCTAGGAGTATTTGGCCTGAGCTTGTACACCACTGAACGAGAGCTACGCGAAGTATTTTCACGATATGGACCACTTGCTGGAATCAATGTTGTCTATGATCAGCGGACAGGAAGATCAAGAGGATTTGCTTTTGTCTACTTTGAAAATGTTGAAGACTCTAAAGAA GCAAAGGAACGTGCTAATGGGATGGAACTTGATGGCCGACGCATTAGGGTAGATTATTCCATTACAAAACGACCCCACACTCCAACTCCAGGAATCTACATGGGCAGACCAACAAC TGACCGATACGATGACCGGGATTACAACTACAG AAAACGTTCAccttcaccctattacagaagATACAGATCTCGATCTCGTTCTTTCACCCCGC GTCGATACTGA
- the LOC144500768 gene encoding transformer-2 protein homolog alpha-like isoform X6: MKKRKKNGRSTSRSRSRSTAEPAKSRSRSASHSVSRASNLSGSRTSFSRSRSRSRSRRSVSRRRSKYYSRSRSHSRSYRRRHRSRSYSPVYRRRRSNSHSPISRRRRHIGNRSNPNPNNCLGVFGLSLYTTERELREVFSRYGPLAGINVVYDQRTGRSRGFAFVYFENVEDSKEAKERANGMELDGRRIRVDYSITKRPHTPTPGIYMGRPTTSVGSSHYNDSYSDRYDDRDYNYRKRSPSPYYRRYRSRSRSFTPRRY; the protein is encoded by the exons atgaagaaaagaaaaaaa AATGGGAGATCAACATCAAGATCACGGAGTCGGAGTACAGCTGAACCAGCCAAGTCCAGAAGTCGATCTGCATCTCATTCTGTGTCCAGGGCATCAAATCTTTCAGGATCTCGGACATCGTTCTCCAGATCTAGATCAAGGTCTAGGTCACG CAGATCAGTTTCTCGACGCCGCTCGAAGTACTACTCACGATCCAGGTCACACTCTCGGTCATACAGGCGAAGGCACAGGAGCCGATCTTACTCGCCTGTGTACAGGCGTCGGAGAAGCAACAGCCACTCTCCCATATCTCGAAGACGACGTCATATTGGCAACAGG AGCAACCCAAATCCTAATAATTGTCTAGGAGTATTTGGCCTGAGCTTGTACACCACTGAACGAGAGCTACGCGAAGTATTTTCACGATATGGACCACTTGCTGGAATCAATGTTGTCTATGATCAGCGGACAGGAAGATCAAGAGGATTTGCTTTTGTCTACTTTGAAAATGTTGAAGACTCTAAAGAA GCAAAGGAACGTGCTAATGGGATGGAACTTGATGGCCGACGCATTAGGGTAGATTATTCCATTACAAAACGACCCCACACTCCAACTCCAGGAATCTACATGGGCAGACCAACAAC CAGTGTTGGTTCTTCTCATTACAATGACTCTTACAGTGACCGATACGATGACCGGGATTACAACTACAG AAAACGTTCAccttcaccctattacagaagATACAGATCTCGATCTCGTTCTTTCACCCCGC GTCGATACTGA
- the LOC144500768 gene encoding transformer-2 protein homolog alpha-like isoform X4: protein MKKRKKVKNGRSTSRSRSRSTAEPAKSRSRSASHSVSRASNLSGSRTSFSRSRSRSRSRRSVSRRRSKYYSRSRSHSRSYRRRHRSRSYSPVYRRRRSNSHSPISRRRRHIGNRSNPNPNNCLGVFGLSLYTTERELREVFSRYGPLAGINVVYDQRTGRSRGFAFVYFENVEDSKEAKERANGMELDGRRIRVDYSITKRPHTPTPGIYMGRPTTSVGSSHYNDSYSDRYDDRDYNYRKRSPSPYYRRYRSRSRSFTPRRY from the exons atgaagaaaagaaaaaaaGTAAAA AATGGGAGATCAACATCAAGATCACGGAGTCGGAGTACAGCTGAACCAGCCAAGTCCAGAAGTCGATCTGCATCTCATTCTGTGTCCAGGGCATCAAATCTTTCAGGATCTCGGACATCGTTCTCCAGATCTAGATCAAGGTCTAGGTCACG CAGATCAGTTTCTCGACGCCGCTCGAAGTACTACTCACGATCCAGGTCACACTCTCGGTCATACAGGCGAAGGCACAGGAGCCGATCTTACTCGCCTGTGTACAGGCGTCGGAGAAGCAACAGCCACTCTCCCATATCTCGAAGACGACGTCATATTGGCAACAGG AGCAACCCAAATCCTAATAATTGTCTAGGAGTATTTGGCCTGAGCTTGTACACCACTGAACGAGAGCTACGCGAAGTATTTTCACGATATGGACCACTTGCTGGAATCAATGTTGTCTATGATCAGCGGACAGGAAGATCAAGAGGATTTGCTTTTGTCTACTTTGAAAATGTTGAAGACTCTAAAGAA GCAAAGGAACGTGCTAATGGGATGGAACTTGATGGCCGACGCATTAGGGTAGATTATTCCATTACAAAACGACCCCACACTCCAACTCCAGGAATCTACATGGGCAGACCAACAAC CAGTGTTGGTTCTTCTCATTACAATGACTCTTACAGTGACCGATACGATGACCGGGATTACAACTACAG AAAACGTTCAccttcaccctattacagaagATACAGATCTCGATCTCGTTCTTTCACCCCGC GTCGATACTGA
- the LOC144500768 gene encoding transformer-2 protein homolog alpha-like isoform X2 yields the protein MSDTEDLTDEERNGRSTSRSRSRSTAEPAKSRSRSASHSVSRASNLSGSRTSFSRSRSRSRSRSVSRRRSKYYSRSRSHSRSYRRRHRSRSYSPVYRRRRSNSHSPISRRRRHIGNRSNPNPNNCLGVFGLSLYTTERELREVFSRYGPLAGINVVYDQRTGRSRGFAFVYFENVEDSKEAKERANGMELDGRRIRVDYSITKRPHTPTPGIYMGRPTTSVGSSHYNDSYSDRYDDRDYNYRKRSPSPYYRRYRSRSRSFTPRRY from the exons ATGAGTGACACGGAAGACTTGACTGATGAGGAAAGG AATGGGAGATCAACATCAAGATCACGGAGTCGGAGTACAGCTGAACCAGCCAAGTCCAGAAGTCGATCTGCATCTCATTCTGTGTCCAGGGCATCAAATCTTTCAGGATCTCGGACATCGTTCTCCAGATCTAGATCAAGGTCTAGGTCACG ATCAGTTTCTCGACGCCGCTCGAAGTACTACTCACGATCCAGGTCACACTCTCGGTCATACAGGCGAAGGCACAGGAGCCGATCTTACTCGCCTGTGTACAGGCGTCGGAGAAGCAACAGCCACTCTCCCATATCTCGAAGACGACGTCATATTGGCAACAGG AGCAACCCAAATCCTAATAATTGTCTAGGAGTATTTGGCCTGAGCTTGTACACCACTGAACGAGAGCTACGCGAAGTATTTTCACGATATGGACCACTTGCTGGAATCAATGTTGTCTATGATCAGCGGACAGGAAGATCAAGAGGATTTGCTTTTGTCTACTTTGAAAATGTTGAAGACTCTAAAGAA GCAAAGGAACGTGCTAATGGGATGGAACTTGATGGCCGACGCATTAGGGTAGATTATTCCATTACAAAACGACCCCACACTCCAACTCCAGGAATCTACATGGGCAGACCAACAAC CAGTGTTGGTTCTTCTCATTACAATGACTCTTACAGTGACCGATACGATGACCGGGATTACAACTACAG AAAACGTTCAccttcaccctattacagaagATACAGATCTCGATCTCGTTCTTTCACCCCGC GTCGATACTGA
- the LOC144500768 gene encoding transformer-2 protein homolog alpha-like isoform X3: protein MSDTEDLTDEERNGRSTSRSRSRSTAEPAKSRSRSASHSVSRASNLSGSRTSFSRSRSRSRSRRSVSRRRSKYYSRSRSHSRSYRRRHRSRSYSPVYRRRRSNSHSPISRRRRHIGNRSNPNPNNCLGVFGLSLYTTERELREVFSRYGPLAGINVVYDQRTGRSRGFAFVYFENVEDSKEAKERANGMELDGRRIRVDYSITKRPHTPTPGIYMGRPTTVGSSHYNDSYSDRYDDRDYNYRKRSPSPYYRRYRSRSRSFTPRRY, encoded by the exons ATGAGTGACACGGAAGACTTGACTGATGAGGAAAGG AATGGGAGATCAACATCAAGATCACGGAGTCGGAGTACAGCTGAACCAGCCAAGTCCAGAAGTCGATCTGCATCTCATTCTGTGTCCAGGGCATCAAATCTTTCAGGATCTCGGACATCGTTCTCCAGATCTAGATCAAGGTCTAGGTCACG CAGATCAGTTTCTCGACGCCGCTCGAAGTACTACTCACGATCCAGGTCACACTCTCGGTCATACAGGCGAAGGCACAGGAGCCGATCTTACTCGCCTGTGTACAGGCGTCGGAGAAGCAACAGCCACTCTCCCATATCTCGAAGACGACGTCATATTGGCAACAGG AGCAACCCAAATCCTAATAATTGTCTAGGAGTATTTGGCCTGAGCTTGTACACCACTGAACGAGAGCTACGCGAAGTATTTTCACGATATGGACCACTTGCTGGAATCAATGTTGTCTATGATCAGCGGACAGGAAGATCAAGAGGATTTGCTTTTGTCTACTTTGAAAATGTTGAAGACTCTAAAGAA GCAAAGGAACGTGCTAATGGGATGGAACTTGATGGCCGACGCATTAGGGTAGATTATTCCATTACAAAACGACCCCACACTCCAACTCCAGGAATCTACATGGGCAGACCAACAAC TGTTGGTTCTTCTCATTACAATGACTCTTACAGTGACCGATACGATGACCGGGATTACAACTACAG AAAACGTTCAccttcaccctattacagaagATACAGATCTCGATCTCGTTCTTTCACCCCGC GTCGATACTGA